The DNA sequence GAACGATTCATCATGGCTCGAGCACTTGGCAAAAATCGCGCTTTTACTGACACTAACACTCACACGTtccttttttcactttcaccTTACACTTAAGGTAACGCACCGGTTTTCAAGAAGTCAAGGGCCAAAACATTAGGAAGATATTCTCACTGTCCTCTTAATCTCGCACTGGTGGGAgagcaaaggaaaacaaaactttactGACCAGTTCTTTCCAACTTTTGCATAATATCTTCCCAAATATAGCAGCTGTGAAACAGGTCGCATCTCCTCCGCTATTgccttcttttccttcttcaatCTTCGTACTCCTCGTCTTGCGCCAATATGGAGAATCCATCCTCGTCTTAGTCTTCCAACTGTCAACCAATTGTTCCCAGTGTCTCTTCGTCCAGATTTTGCGTTCGTGCCACAGCTCTCCTCATTGACTTTATAACAGATTACAATGAATGAACTTAGGCCCACAGAATGCTCTCCGTTCAGAGAGAACCTGACGGTCACAAAGTTTATCATGGATGCAGGTAACATATgcaagaaaaggaagaagtaATTACTCCCTCACCCTTGAGTGGAGTGTACATTTCGCTTACTTGAATATCAACAATAATGTAAAGAGTCATCAAGACTCGTCTGttagaaaaattaatacattgCGAGGATTGCTTAGAAAACTGAGACCTCGAAAGTTAAGGTCATGGATTTTATTAGTTTCCTAGACACCCACTTTACCTGGGTATAATGCGTCACAGCAAAGGCTGCGGAAAAAAAGGGGTAAAGGCCACCATAGAAGAAATCAAAGACAGCTCTGCAGTAGGTGAAGAATTAGAGTATGTGAGACATGGTATTGAGCACTGGCAAGTCGAAACTGGGCAAACAAGAAACCAATCCAAGATGGCTCTTTAGGGAACCAGAACAATTGTTGTATCAAAGAAGTTGGAGGCAAGAGTGACTGAATTAGACTGTGGATGTCACCAAGGAATAGTGGAAGTAAAACTGTGCACGTGTACAAAAATCTGGTGGCTAGGTATTGataaataaactgaaacaatATTTTGGCAACGGGAACCATGCACCTGACTCCATGATCCTGGTAGTGGTAAAACACCGCCTATAATACCATCTAGAGACTTGACATACAGTACATAATTGCATATGACCATTACAGTTGATAATTATGTAAAGtgatcatgaaaaagaaaaagatgggAAGTGTGGCCTCCTAAAGTCTATAAAAGTTGTTTGTGACTCACAGCTTGTCTGCTCGATGACCACCAGGAATGTTCGTCATTTTGTGGTGGgatgttttgaaatattcaGGGACAATGGTATAATAAGCACTGAAAGATTACTCCTTTTTGGAGGGAAACAAAGGTTGCACAAGTGGAAAGAGAAGATTGGAAGAAGACAGACATTGAAGAAGGTTGCTAAAGTGGACAAAGAAGCAAGACAAACTGGCTAAGGTGAAAGAATATGTTGACAGGGCCAGTAATTCAGAAGAAATTAGTTTTGTGGGTTAAAGTTTTGTTAAAACAGCAGTAGCCAAACAAATAGACCATTCTATATGAGAGTTGCCCTCATGAATTGATTGAGAAGTGTGGAAACAAAGTGCTGATTGAATTGCCTGGAGAAATGCATTATAAGTAAGAGAAACACTTCACATCGAAGCTCTATGATTAGAGAAACAACCAGCTCAGTGGATCTTGTAAAGTTGGAAATGTTTCAGTGGATTAGGCCCCAGTTATTCAAAGGGCGGATATTACTATCCATGGGATAAAtcaatgttttctattttttcatCAGTAAGTGCCACTAAccaccaaattttttttcacataaataaacttttgctACTGCCCTGATTACTTTGACAAAAAAGTTCTTGGTCCGGGATTTTTCCCCTGGGTGTTGTATCTTTTCAAAGTAAGGAAGTTGAATGCTTTTTTGGCCCATGGATGACAATACAGGAGAAGGGGTCTAGCTTACTTTATGATGTCTTCTCAGGGTTTCACTCACACGCAAAACAAGTTCAAACagagctttctttttttacagaatgCCTTTTTCATGGATTGTTTTTGGATGTAACAACAAAATTGACTCAGAAAAATGGCATAGCTTCGCACAGAATACCCAGTTTTAACGATCAGCGCACGGAGTGAgtgaaaggaaggaaaaaaaatgtattgatTTTGCAATCTCTCACTGTTTATGCTTGAAACCCTAAGATGACATCCCAAAGTAAACTAGACCCATTCTCCTGTGATGTCATCCTCGACCAAAAAAGCACCCAAGTTCTTTGCCTTAAAAGGGGACAAcatctgaaggaaaaatccaGGGCTAAAAACTTTTTGACCACAGTAAACAGGGCAGTAGAGAAAGTTAATTTATGCAAACAAATTAATGTGGTGgttagtggcactttaagaGTAGGAATATgttaaataattatgtaatgaATGAGCAGTTACCTGTAGTAGTAATTTTCAACATGTACACAtgtgaatttaaaaaaataaaagaaacttgtTAAA is a window from the Acropora palmata chromosome 1, jaAcrPala1.3, whole genome shotgun sequence genome containing:
- the LOC141881601 gene encoding uncharacterized protein LOC141881601, translated to MTNIPGGHRADKLFSLNGEHSVGLSSFIVICYKVNEESCGTNAKSGRRDTGNNWLTVGRLRRGWILHIGARRGVRRLKKEKKAIAEEMRPVSQLLYLGRYYAKVGKNWIPTAGAWATGGGIAFLFLTDWKVVTKRIPFIKDKYDHETPK